In the genome of Caenorhabditis elegans chromosome IV, the window aaaaaaattccgattgcACAGTTTCCGAGTACTATATGAAACGTGTCAAAACCCCGACTGAACCAATTGACCCGTCAAATGAAGTTCCGCAGTGCACCATGACACcgttagttatttttttataaaaaaaatattgatgaaaagtattaatttttagatgtgCAGCTACAGAGAAAATATCCACCGACTGTGAAACTGCGTTTGGAAGCAAATTGGCTAATATCAcagtatgattttttttaaccaaatcgAGTTATGCTTCCaatgaaatgtattttttacaattgaTGCGAAATAAAGACTATTTGAAACtgcaagatttttttgaaaataaattttaaggaGAAAGTCTACCAGACAACCGAGCATACAAACTGCAAAAGATTACATTTGACATGATAATGAGACATCAGTTGTCTGGAGAACGaacatattttctgaaaaatataaaatttgacatttgaaacagcaaaatgtttaaaaaaaaagttaaattgcaaatttgatGTCTTGTAAAATAAACTCACCGGTTTGCTTTTAGAAAACAaaggacaatttttaaaagttttatgactgttttcagacaattcggTATTCTCTATCTAGCACTCCCAGGCAGATATACACAGTAtctgaaaaaaccgaaatgcCGATTAAATCGAACTTTTTCGACTGCAACCATGGTAGTTAGTACTTGCTTCCATGAAAGACCTCAggttccaaacatttttttgttgcaaaaatttaccttttttaacaatttttaaaaactccaaCTCATTTCAATTATGATTTCCTTGTTGTcatacttttttaattaaaatttcacctgactccaatttttcaagttgattttgaatttaccATGGcataataaaaactgaaactcagtgagatatttgattttcagtctTGCTTGCATCTTTCATAACAGGTGAAACTGCGGTGAATAAATGAATTCTGTCTGTTTTGGAGTACTTTCTTCAACTGTTGGTTTGTTAGTGGTATGAATGTcactagaatttttgaatattcagatTTAATTGTTTCTATTCGAAAAAGGTTATCAAGCAGTGCATTTCCGATTCTATTCACTTTAATATTTCTaaatctgataatttttcctttttatgtTTATGTGAATAAAATGAACTATCAACGAGATAAAACGGTGCTTCCATATCAAATCAAACAAAAGTTTAATGATAGCTGTTTTAGACTCTATTCTTTCCAATTACCAAACACTTTTATGTAATTGTCAGAACATCGTTCATTATATTTGCCAGTTGGCTTGTTATCGTgatttcagcaattttattCAGTTCTTATGACTCGTAAGACATTTATTATGATTGAAAGTTGaagaatctaaaaaaaaactagctaATTGtagttaattttaatttattaaattcgttattccatttttgtttgtgcaattttcagactacgaagagtttttttaatatttctagaGTGTATTTATTTCTGCGTTTTCCAAGTACTCCACCTAATAACACTCCTTCTAAACCTTAAAAGATAGTTTTGTTACAACTCTAGCAGAGCCTCCCAACGTCGACAAATTCAGATACTACAtagttgaaacaatttttgagaaaaacattatttatttgatttttaataatcaGAACTATTTCAGTTACACACCAAAAGCCAACtaaccaattttttgcacattaacaaaaataacaaaattctacaaatttaAAGGGAGGCAcaagtataaaaaatgaacttgCTGCGCAGTTTAGCctttatttttgagaatttcatttaaaaatttgtatagaTCACACGTAGATCACAATTGTTCccctttttatttatttctctAGATCTtgctaaaataaattatgatcTAACGCAGACATTTTAAATCTAGTTGAAACCGCTGCtgaaaaaaacggtttttttttatttttaaaaaatcattactGTTTCATCTACACCTAAAAAACTAGCTAATTAATTttagtttattaaaaaatccaactgaaaccaattttaaattgattaaCTAATTTTATGTAGAgccgaaacatttttgaatttatttgaattaattttgttttttttttaaataatttaggAGTACATagactttttaaatattttcagagttaaTTGATTAATGTGTTTCCCAGGTACTCAACTCCGCCTAATAAAATTCCTCCTTAATCTTAAAAGATATATTTGCTACCACAGAGCGTCGAaccaattgttgaaaaaaaaaattttttttgatcttcCGAGAAACGAATAGCCTCTACTGTAAtctgtttttgtgaaaatattcgAAGTATATACTCGATATTTGTGTTAAAGGATGCCGTTTGTAttttatgtttcttttttaatttttttggtgataCAATTGAGTTtacggtgagtttttttttgttgtattttttgtgtttaacgAGAGTTTTCcctaaaataacaaaaaacagtCTCAATGTATAGGAAATAActgtttaaacttttttaatctTTAGGATTTGTTCccattaacaaaaaattctgaaaggcAGAAGAAATTTTGGACTCTGTATTGATTgggttttcttctttttcttttattaCCTACTTGAagcataattattttttaaattattttttccaatttttcagccattttttgttaaaaactacgGGCACCATTTCCgggggaattcaaaaataattaggccctttcaagatttttgtttcaaaattaaaaaaaaaatccctaaCAATTTAACGAcctattttacagttttattcGGTACATTGAGACTGTTTGCTGTCACTTAGGGCAATTCTTTgttcaaatctaaaaaaatagcCTTCAGGttatatttttcatctttAACTTTTTAATCTTGATATCTGCTATACTTTATGATAATTATGATAAGTGTTAGAAGACTATCTTATTTAGCCAGTGTTCAGCAGAATGCAccacaaaaatacattttctggTAAACTACCGCTGTTTTATTGTTCAAATCGGtaagtttttaatgatttttgttttcaattttcaaatcatttcaGGTCAGCATCCCACTAATTATTTTCATGGTCCTCGCAAACATATACACCCTCACTGCATTAATATgcatcatttcatttttggatattttcgCGACACCTTTAGTTATTCAGACATCATATTTGGGATGCAATAAGCGAAATATGACTATTTTAGTATCTtcgttcaatttaaaaaagtttgtacGGGTATTATTATATGCTAAGAAGGAGTCAACAATTCAACCGTTGTTTtggtttgagaaaaatttattcaaaaccaGTTAAactcattaaaaataaattaaaataaaaaaaacgctaaagtaaaaactttttgtctgTTTCAAAGTGCCCACAAAATAGATTAATCGGAACAAGCccattatcaaaaaatttaggcaCAAATAATTACCACAACAATTCAAATCACGTTTGATATCATGTTAATAATACATTTATTTGTTTACCAAAAAgtgttctttaaaaaatgttattgttCTGACAAATTTAGTCAATTATCATACAAAAGTTGATCGGGAAACAAATTATCAAACTGTTACAACAGAATATTCAGTAGTTCTAATTTTCTTATAACAGCAGTAGACAATTTTGGCAAAGAAGCTGAATATCGTGAATACGCAGAATGTGAGGAGAGCCCAAAACAAGGAATTAGGGCTAAAAACAACGTTTCCAACTTTTCCGATTACATAGAGAGGAATCGAAGACCAAATgacactgaaaattataattttttagagtccactgttatcaaaaacttaccaattAATCAAGAGGAACCACAAATACCATTTCTTCATAAAAAATCTGGTTTCAACATTCTTTGGGCTTTTGTGAAAGTAGactattttagaaaacaagCAAATCACTGTAAGGACGCAGAAAGTAAGAATAATCCAGAACAAGGATTTTGGGCTAAATTCAATATCTCCAGAAGTTCCAAATACAAGCAGAGGAATCGAAGACCAAATTACACtgataatattaattttcaagagCCCAATTTTGCTAATGAGCTTACCAATCCATCAAAACAAACCACAGGAACCATTTCTTCATGAACAATCTAGTAGATTTAATAGTCAATAGATTTTCACCTCTCAGAGGATTTTTATAAAGGTAGGCGAATCTCATATGCATGGCATTGGCCAGCATAATCAGAGCACCAATAAAAAACATTCGTCCAGATGTTTTTGGATCTTCTGAGCGTATGAATGCTCCAATAACCAAAGTAAAAGTACTAGCAATTTGCAGAATAATTGAGATCCAAATTGTAGAGTTTgctgaaacaatttaaaataaaaaaacaaaggcaacaaatttttcaactaccGTTTTATCAGCGTTTTTTAGTTTATAAAGCTagttttttctgtaatttgttCTGTGAAGTTCTGTTATTTAAGTATATGTAGTGTTCGGATCACAAGCAAAAATGCACTAGTATTAAGTTGGTAATAAtgagttaacaatttttattctacCTTCGGCATAACATAAACaatgtgcatttttaaaattactcttctaaaatagttttgaaaaatgttttgttaaatttattcatttttgtgcaaactaacatttaatttttttaaaatatgtacCACTTTTTAGGCCAATCATAAGATGgcaaatttcattcaaataaattaatagAGCCTGAGAACAcaacaattgcaaaaatagaccactaatttttttttctaatttttgtgttcaaaataaaaaaaaaaatgtttcactatGAACATATagtgtaatatttttttaagtattttgttcatgaaaaatttgtcgtggTTAACCGAGAGCCGTTGAAGTAGGGCAATGGGTATAAgtctaatggggttattcaagtagtggctaatagaaaaataaaactgggtataaaaatgatgtcacaactgtattaaaacACATAAAAACGTGTActttaatacagttgtgacgtcatttttctacacatttctattttccgacactacttgaataaccccataataGAGAAAtttaagtaatttttaaaaaaaaattgacctcGTCtataaattcatattttttgcatcGAGGATATTTCTTattcttcagatttttcaggatgaaaattttatttcactaGACTTACAATATTTGTTCATCCATCGGTGGCTTCCAACCTCTTTGAAAACTGTGAACAACACGAGAAGAGAGATGATAATACCTATGAGAGAATACAAATTGTAGTTGGAAGGAGAAAGAATTTCGCGGAGTATTTTGGAGCAGCTCACATTAAATGCCCagattgaactgaaaattgttaatttgcgaatcttttgaataatttttttatgcaTACATCATTCATCAAAATCAatcatttctgaaaacttacaACAACAaagtgaaacagtgaaaaatttcgattcttCTGATTTTTCCTTTGAACTCATTGAAATCGTCTTCTTCTGGCAGCACAATTGTTTCCAATtgcaatccatttttataacGTCTTGGAGGGTTCAGCAAAAGCAAGTCGAACAGTTCAAAAGTGGCGAAAAGTCCGAGGATCAGAGGAATTGGTACAATGTTTGAGAGCAATTCACTTTCCGATGCAATTATAAGAATGAGGATATATAAAGGATATGTTGAGAATGAGATGAGAATTGGGTTGAGctctgaaatgttttgatactaattttttattaggtAGATCAACTCACTTTTCAGCAATAACTCGATTTTTCCTGGAGCATAATCACCATTTTGACCatccaaattttgtttttcgtccccagtttcaaaaaacttggaacCACATTTTTCACTCATAGACGTCGACTTCAAACTAGTGAAGTTGTGTTGAAGAGAAAACTGAAAGGAAAAAGACTGAAAATAGTTGAACCGTAACTTTTTATAGTTGGAAAGAACGAAGAGCACAGACGAAATAGACGCCGAGAATAGGTGGATTGATAACGAAATATGTCTAACGTCATTATGTTTACTTTTCCGGTCATTCGCTTTAATTTCCATTGGTTTCTGCTCTATTGCATATTCAAATCATTCTCTATTTTAGTGAATGTTGTGCACTTTTAGAAGcttcagaataaaaaataaatagcaaTAGCCGACAAACCCAAAGCAAATGACAAAAAAGACGCCAAAATTTATCGGAACCTTGAAACcgcaattttaatttgtgcATCTAAAcattatttcgaaaatagaaatagtggaaaaattggcataaataaatatttttcctaactctttattgaaatatttttatgtaaaaatttcgCAATATGTACTCAAATGGAAACAGCTTTTTCAGATTGATTTTCAGGCTAAAATTagggattttttggaacatttttattcgCATAGTCTATTGGAATCAggtgaaattttggattttttgaactatatTTACTTAGTTTACCCAAAGTTATGTTTGCAGTTGCataaacgtttaaaaaaaacatcgaaaaagtTGATAATTGCAAAATCTCGCGAGAACGACAAGAGCTAGGTGCTTCGAAGCTTAAAGTTTGAGCATAGCAACGACCAAATTTTGATGACGTCATTCAATCTGATAAAGTTCTTGAGAGTTTTATTCAATATGCCAGAGGACTTTCAGGAGGAGCCAGAGTTTGAAATGATTTAAATTAGATTTCTTTTGAATATAcaagaataaaatatttttactgttactagtttcaattaaaagagaaaacaaaaGTCCGCAACGTTAGTACGCCACACGCTCATTCCTCGGCGCtttactagtttttttaaattttcatacatatgaaaacttcaacttttatttaaaattttatgaatataGTAAATCAGTACCGAATTATAGATTACAATTGACATTGATATTGATACATACATGTAGCTCAATAACTAGGAACCGTTAAACATTTTCACGcatatgaaataaaaatgggaATAAAATTAGTAGTTGTCATTTCAATGTTGGAATATGAAACAGACAaggaataataataatacaaaGTCAAACGTTGATTGATTGTAGGCACAAATCAGAtacaataataaaaataattcataaaAGTATAACTTTTGCcgttgaaacagtaatttttaatttgaaaagattATTTTGGTTGGTAAAACGTATTGTTtggtgttgtttttttttgtactttggTTACAAAAGCAGTATtattaataattgaaaaataatacaactttttcaatttgaattcacCTGCGCCTGAGCTCAGAATATTGAAGATATCGCAACCTTGTTAGATTTATATTTGCAATTAATAATTCTTTTGAAACCCCCGATTTTTCATGGATTTTATTGCTATTTTAacaaattatatgttttctaAAGATGAGAACTCAGAAGCATATCAGTTATTGACGTGTTTTATTTATGCTATAAATGTAATTTTACTCATTATTAACTTGGctaataatgtattttttgttctacTAATTATCTACAGTCGACGTAAAAAATCGGAACGAAGAGATCAGAGATTCAAAGAATTTCATGCtccaattttctacaatttcttttcatttccaGTATTTTTGTAGTTCTTCAAGATTTAAGTTTTCTTATAAGAGTTATCGGATATAATGATCCAATTTATGATGTCGTCTATATATTTTGTATTAACGCAGTAATATTTTGACCATTGGCAACTCACCATCTATTCAGCCGTAATGAAAAGTTGTTATGTACACACCAAATATCCAAAATCTCAGTTGATCCCTGAAAAATCAGCACaatatataattttacaaaattcacaaaattaagCAATGCTTACTCCATGAAAAGCCATTTTAGTTTTGGCAAGTATAATATGACTAAACGTTGAGCAACTgagagaaattgaagaaatatcaTACAAGCAAATGACATACTCGTGAAACAAAATATTACTGCGTTAATACAAAATATATAGACGACATCATAAATTGGATCATTATATCCGATAACTCTTATAAGAAAACTTAAATCTTGAAGAACTACGAAAATActggaaatgaaaaagaaattgtaGAATATTGGAGCATGAAGTTCTTTGTATCCCTGATCTCTTTTATCCATCTTTTTTCGTCGATTGTATACAATTagtaaaacaaagaaaatattattagcAAAGTTAATTAtaagtaaaattaaatttatcgcgttgagaaaaatggaacaGACGAGTTTCAGCAAAATAGAATGTTTCAGTGAGTTGAATTTAACAtatcaaataatttatatttaacgAAATGTTTGTTATTGCCCAGAacttccagaaatttcaatcgAATTACCTTTTTTTGTATGTCTGTAGAATTTCCGGGCATCTACAACccttggaaaaaatttgctgcCAATGTTAAAACGTTCTGACTGCAGTTTTacagtaattgaaaaatttcaaatttcaacaaaaaaatcatggtgaaacagtaattttttttgaaattagtatTCTGAGTTAGTTTTATCTGTTGTGTacctaaatattttaaacagcttgaaaaattagaatatgaggatcaaaaataataattttaaaaaaggagGGTTTTAAAGGCACTTAAGTCCCCTTTTCGTAAtacaaagttatgaaaaaattttttgaaaaagttacagTTTCAATACTTCTATTCAAATTTAAGATAACTCCCAAGACCCAATGATCTGGGTTTgatctgaataatttttcctgtatcacccaaaaaatccaagaaacatatttatttaaaGTCATGACAATTCAGTATGCAAGTagttctcaaaaaactcaatcaTTGTCTTTAATATCCATCAGAAACGAGTTTGTCATAAGCATCCAAAGTCAAGAAATCACTGAGCTTCTCTTCTGTGACAAGCTTCTCGAGAAGCTCGGCGGCTTCTGGAATACGATTCACAACTGAACCAGCACGAATCGATCGGTGTTCAGCTTCGGCGGCAATTGTTTGTTTTACAAGTCctaaaataatacaatttttgcattttctgtaAGATtttatcaatcaaaaaaaaacctgtatCAATAACACGTCCATCTTCAAGCTTTGCCTCATGATGAAGCCATTGCCAAAGTTGAGCACGTGAGATTTCAGCCGTTGCGAGATCTTCCATTAAATTGTCAAGTGGCACACATCCGACTCCGCGGAGCCAATAGTCTAGGTATCCTGGaatcaaaatattgtttgaCTGTTTCATGCTGTTTATTTgtatatttggtttttttttcaaactagtGATCTTTTCTCAAACTAGTGAAAAGACTtataaaaactaatatttgaatattcttCGTCTAGGCCTCATTAGAAATTCGCTGAAACGTTCAAAAAGTAGGCTATAATACTATACGTCAATTTAATTACCAAATtaattgttctaaaaatttctaattttgatgAAGGTGAGGAGTACAGAAACAAATACAGATCACACACTATCTCACCGTtgtaatattttgaatattatttaccagaaacggtaaaaaaatttctgtcaaatgtttcataaataaaacaaaactcaCCCAAAGTAACAGAAATATTATTTCTGAATCCAAGATCGGTACGTGTACCCTCTGGAACCATTGTCAATTGCTCTTTTGTAGCTATTGGACGATTGAGCAACTTGTCAATCTGATTAGGCCTTGGCATCATCTCATTAAAAACTCGCTGAGCCACTGGAACCAATCCCGGATGAGCAATCCATGTTCCGTCATGTCCATCAGTAACCTCTCGTTGTTTATCACTTGTGACAAGAGCAAAAGCCTTGTCATTTGCAATTTGATCATGTTTGATTGGAATGTGTGCAGCCATTCCGCCCATCGCATGAATTCCACGTTGATGGCACGTCTTGATGAGTTCCAATGAATAGTTTCTCATAAATGGAGCAgtcattgaaatttgatgtcTATCTGGGAGAAGGAATTTCCGATGATTCTGGAATGTCTTGATATACGAGAACAGAAAAAATCCCAACGACCACAATTCAGTCCAACAACATGATCTTTGAGTGAATGAATAATCTCGTGAAGTTGAAAAGTGGCAAGTAGATGCTCAATGAGCACAGTACACTTTATTGTTCCACGCGAGAGACCCAATTTATCTTCCGTAAATTTGAATACATCAGACCAAAGTTGTGCTTCTTCAGCGTTTTGAAGCTTCGGTAGATAGAAATATGGACCAGAGCCTTTGGAGATGAGAGCCTTTGCATTATGGAATACAAATAGACCAAAATCAAATAAAGTTCCTGA includes:
- the C08F11.13 gene encoding Dolichol kinase (Confirmed by transcript evidence) gives rise to the protein MSEKCGSKFFETGDEKQNLDGQNGDYAPGKIELLLKKLNPILISFSTYPLYILILIIASESELLSNIVPIPLILGLFATFELFDLLLLNPPRRYKNGLQLETIVLPEEDDFNEFKGKIRRIEIFHCFTLLFSIWAFNVSCSKILREILSPSNYNLYSLIGIIISLLVLFTVFKEVGSHRWMNKYSNSTIWISIILQIASTFTLVIGAFIRSEDPKTSGRMFFIGALIMLANAMHMRFAYLYKNPLRGENLLTIKSTRLFMKKWFLWFVLMDCVIWSSIPLLVFGTSGDIEFSPKSLFWIILTFCVLTVICLFSKIVYFHKSPKNVETRFFMKKWYLWFLLINCVIWSSIPLYVIGKVGNVVFSPNSLFWALLTFCVFTIFSFFAKIVYCCYKKIRTTEYSVVTV
- the C08F11.13 gene encoding Dolichol kinase (Confirmed by transcript evidence), with the protein product MSEKCGSKFFETGDEKQNLDGQNGDYAPGKIELLLKKLNPILISFSTYPLYILILIIASESELLSNIVPIPLILGLFATFELFDLLLLNPPRRYKNGLQLETIVLPEEDDFNEFKGKIRRIEIFHCFTLLFSIWAFNVSCSKILREILSPSNYNLYSLIGIIISLLVLFTVFKEVGSHRWMNKYSNSTIWISIILQIASTFTLVIGAFIRSEDPKTSGRMFFIGALIMLANAMHMRFAYLYKNPLRGENLLTIKSTRLFMKKWFLWFVLMDW
- the C08F11.13 gene encoding Dolichol kinase (Confirmed by transcript evidence) encodes the protein MSEKCGSKFFETGDEKQNLDGQNGDYAPGKIELLLKKLNPILISFSTYPLYILILIIASESELLSNIVPIPLILGLFATFELFDLLLLNPPRRYKNGLQLETIVLPEEDDFNEFKGKIRRIEIFHCFTLLL